A single region of the Halobacterium wangiae genome encodes:
- a CDS encoding DUF7560 family zinc ribbon protein: MSPSEDMVFVCPDCGESMVVNPAMRDALVENGCVVCGSPVPEDAFSVSEDAAPE, translated from the coding sequence ATGAGCCCCAGTGAGGACATGGTGTTCGTCTGTCCCGACTGCGGGGAATCCATGGTGGTGAACCCCGCCATGCGGGACGCGCTCGTCGAGAACGGCTGCGTCGTCTGCGGGTCGCCCGTACCCGAGGACGCGTTCTCGGTCAGCGAAGACGCCGCCCCGGAGTGA
- a CDS encoding helix-turn-helix domain-containing protein, with the protein MPKYSTGGAGSGGGGQTCELCGSASDSLRTASVAGAELTVCPDCASHDESPDAEETTDSEVDRNKRAARNTAKQFDAATRGDSSHWEEDGTNYESDRLPYLVSDYGERVVRARQDAGLQREELAEELELDESDLLAVEQARATQANVGGSVVAALEEYLDVELSDE; encoded by the coding sequence ATGCCGAAGTATTCGACGGGCGGCGCTGGTAGCGGCGGCGGCGGGCAGACCTGCGAACTCTGCGGGTCCGCCTCCGACTCGCTGCGCACCGCGAGCGTCGCCGGGGCGGAACTCACGGTCTGCCCGGACTGCGCGAGCCACGACGAGAGTCCCGACGCCGAGGAGACCACCGACTCCGAGGTCGACCGCAACAAGCGGGCCGCACGGAACACGGCCAAGCAGTTCGACGCCGCCACGCGCGGGGACTCCTCGCACTGGGAGGAGGACGGCACGAACTACGAGAGCGACCGGCTCCCGTACCTCGTCTCGGACTACGGCGAGCGCGTGGTCCGCGCCCGCCAGGACGCGGGGCTCCAGCGCGAGGAACTCGCCGAGGAACTCGAACTCGACGAGTCGGACCTGCTGGCGGTCGAGCAGGCCCGCGCGACCCAGGCGAACGTCGGCGGCTCCGTGGTCGCCGCCCTCGAGGAGTACCTCGACGTGGAACTGAGCGACGAGTAA
- a CDS encoding alanyl-tRNA editing protein gives MADSLAPAAPYTTSFAATVTDVSGTDVLLDETYFYPAGGGQPADRGTLGGVPVVDVQSTDEGVVHRLAEEPTFGGGEAVQAEVDPEFRRYCRRAHTASHVLYGAGRRLLDDLGYGGFDISAEKVRVDFETSTEIDDAVLADLERLTNRAVWDSHDVTWEEVPAEEARSREDVAFNTKTEEGVMDDADAVRIVTVADWDVAACGGTHVENTREIGPVSVLSRSNPGEGLTRVEFAVGPSAVERQADVRRATLDAATTLGVPEDELDEAVSRLHAETESLESDLSDLKREVLGSRVAGLDAVERDGETWRVGTLDGFDANEVGEAAKDAAGDAADVVAVAGGEGGTFVVVAADGADTDAGDVVEDVTAEFGGGGGGGPPFAQGGGIDADAETVADHLRDT, from the coding sequence ATGGCGGACTCGCTCGCGCCCGCGGCGCCGTACACCACCAGCTTCGCGGCGACGGTGACGGACGTCTCGGGCACCGACGTACTGCTCGACGAAACCTACTTCTACCCGGCGGGCGGCGGTCAGCCGGCCGACCGGGGCACGCTCGGGGGCGTCCCGGTTGTCGACGTCCAGTCGACCGACGAGGGCGTCGTCCACCGACTCGCCGAGGAACCGACGTTCGGCGGAGGCGAGGCGGTGCAGGCGGAGGTCGACCCAGAGTTCCGGCGGTACTGCCGGCGCGCACACACCGCGAGCCACGTGCTGTACGGCGCGGGGCGACGCCTCCTCGACGACCTCGGCTACGGCGGCTTCGACATCTCCGCGGAAAAGGTGCGCGTCGACTTCGAGACGAGCACCGAGATCGACGACGCGGTGCTCGCGGACCTCGAACGGCTGACGAACCGCGCGGTGTGGGACTCCCACGACGTGACCTGGGAAGAGGTCCCGGCCGAGGAGGCGCGCTCCCGGGAGGACGTTGCGTTCAACACGAAGACCGAGGAGGGCGTGATGGACGACGCCGACGCGGTCCGGATCGTCACCGTCGCGGACTGGGACGTCGCGGCCTGCGGCGGCACCCACGTCGAGAACACGCGCGAAATCGGTCCCGTCTCGGTGCTCTCGCGCTCGAACCCCGGCGAGGGGTTGACGCGCGTCGAGTTCGCCGTCGGGCCGTCCGCGGTCGAACGCCAGGCCGACGTGCGCCGGGCGACCCTCGACGCCGCGACGACGCTCGGCGTCCCGGAGGACGAACTCGACGAGGCAGTCTCACGGCTCCACGCCGAGACGGAGTCCCTGGAGAGCGACCTCTCGGACCTGAAACGCGAGGTCCTGGGCTCTCGCGTCGCCGGCCTCGACGCCGTCGAGCGCGACGGCGAGACGTGGCGCGTCGGCACCCTCGACGGGTTCGACGCGAACGAGGTCGGCGAAGCGGCGAAGGACGCCGCGGGCGACGCCGCGGACGTCGTCGCCGTCGCGGGCGGCGAGGGCGGTACGTTCGTAGTCGTCGCTGCGGACGGCGCCGACACCGACGCGGGCGACGTCGTCGAGGACGTCACCGCGGAGTTCGGCGGCGGCGGGGGCGGCGGGCCGCCGTTCGCACAGGGCGGCGGCATCGACGCCGACGCCGAGACGGTCGCGGACCACCTCCGGGACACGTAA
- a CDS encoding acyl-CoA dehydrogenase family protein: MDLTAEQRHIRDAVREFADEEIRPTAAETDREQTFPEAAWDGLAEMEVTAMTVPEEYGGLDVDSVTYSVVNEEVAYGALSVATALSVHCLATSCIAEFGSEAVKEEWLPEMADGRPVGAFALSEPDAGSNPAQMSTTAVEDGDEYVLNGKKQWITNGKRSGVAIVFAKVDGDDDKITQFLVPKDADGVEVGKKEDKLGLRASDTTALLFDDCRIPAEYRLTEEGRGLSAALHILTGGRIGIASQAVGLAQAGLDAAVEYAHEREQFDKALSEIQTIRHKLADMQTQTRAARLLARDAARLADAGEDHRGAAAQAKYFASEAAVDVTNEAVQIHGGYGYTTDFDVERFYRDSKITTIYEGTSEIQKEVIARDLLD; the protein is encoded by the coding sequence ATGGACCTGACCGCCGAACAGCGGCACATCCGGGACGCCGTCAGGGAGTTCGCGGACGAGGAGATTCGCCCGACGGCGGCCGAGACCGACCGCGAGCAGACGTTCCCCGAGGCGGCGTGGGACGGCCTCGCGGAGATGGAGGTGACGGCGATGACCGTCCCCGAGGAGTACGGCGGCCTCGACGTGGACAGCGTGACCTACAGCGTCGTCAACGAGGAGGTGGCGTACGGCGCGCTCTCCGTGGCCACCGCGCTCTCCGTGCACTGCCTCGCGACGTCGTGTATCGCGGAGTTCGGCAGCGAGGCAGTGAAGGAGGAGTGGCTGCCGGAGATGGCCGACGGCCGACCCGTGGGCGCGTTCGCGCTCTCGGAGCCCGACGCCGGTTCGAACCCCGCCCAGATGTCGACGACGGCCGTCGAGGACGGCGACGAGTACGTCCTGAACGGCAAGAAGCAGTGGATCACGAACGGGAAGCGCTCGGGCGTCGCCATCGTGTTCGCGAAGGTGGACGGCGACGACGACAAGATCACCCAGTTCCTCGTGCCGAAGGACGCCGACGGCGTCGAGGTGGGGAAGAAGGAAGACAAACTCGGCCTGCGCGCGAGCGACACCACCGCACTGCTGTTCGACGACTGCCGGATTCCCGCGGAGTACAGGCTGACTGAGGAGGGCCGTGGGCTGTCCGCGGCGCTGCACATCCTCACTGGCGGCCGTATCGGCATCGCGTCGCAGGCGGTCGGTCTCGCGCAGGCGGGCCTCGACGCCGCCGTGGAGTACGCCCACGAGCGCGAGCAGTTCGACAAGGCGCTCTCCGAGATCCAGACGATCCGCCACAAACTCGCGGACATGCAGACCCAGACGCGGGCCGCGCGCCTGCTCGCACGCGACGCCGCGCGACTCGCCGACGCTGGAGAGGACCACCGCGGGGCGGCCGCGCAGGCGAAGTACTTCGCCAGCGAGGCGGCCGTCGACGTGACCAACGAGGCGGTCCAGATCCACGGCGGCTACGGCTACACCACGGACTTCGACGTCGAGCGGTTCTACCGCGACTCGAAGATCACGACCATCTACGAGGGCACCAGCGAGATCCAGAAGGAGGTCATCGCCCGGGACCTGCTGGACTGA
- the cysE gene encoding serine O-acetyltransferase: protein MLSRIREDVRTMRRRDPAARDDLTVFLVYPGLHAVWFHVFLAAPLYERWPLLGRLVAHFVRFGTGVEIHPGADIGRRVTIDHGAGVVVGETAVVGDDVHMYHGVTLGGDDPRPVKRHPTVGPGATIGANASLIGPIEVGADATIGAGSVVTRDVPPETTVAGIPAKPVGSGEAEPERESDD from the coding sequence ATGCTATCGCGGATTCGTGAGGACGTCCGCACGATGCGGCGCCGGGACCCCGCCGCACGCGACGACCTCACGGTCTTCCTCGTCTACCCCGGCCTCCACGCGGTGTGGTTCCACGTCTTCCTCGCCGCACCGTTGTACGAGCGCTGGCCGCTGCTTGGCCGACTCGTCGCCCACTTCGTGCGCTTCGGCACGGGCGTCGAGATCCACCCGGGGGCCGACATCGGTCGCCGCGTCACCATCGACCACGGCGCCGGCGTGGTCGTCGGCGAGACGGCCGTCGTCGGCGACGACGTCCACATGTACCACGGCGTCACCCTCGGCGGCGACGACCCGCGGCCGGTGAAGCGCCACCCCACGGTCGGACCGGGCGCGACCATCGGCGCGAACGCGTCGCTCATCGGTCCCATCGAGGTGGGAGCGGACGCGACCATCGGCGCGGGATCGGTCGTCACGCGGGACGTCCCGCCGGAGACGACGGTCGCCGGTATCCCTGCGAAACCGGTCGGCAGTGGCGAAGCGGAGCCGGAACGCGAGTCCGACGACTGA
- a CDS encoding HAD family hydrolase, producing the protein MTDDYDAVVYDLDGTLARLDVDWEQVERDVAVRLREADVDPDNFDTWGLLDAAEDAGIGEDVNDIIAEHERDGATRSERLPCADELADLDVPLGVCSLNCEAACRIALERHDILDNFEVVAGRDTVPARKPDPRALTWVLDELDVDPERALFVGDSSSDETTADRAGTAFRRV; encoded by the coding sequence GTGACCGACGACTACGACGCGGTGGTCTACGACCTCGACGGAACGCTCGCGCGACTCGACGTCGACTGGGAGCAGGTCGAACGCGACGTCGCCGTGCGACTCCGCGAGGCCGACGTGGACCCCGACAACTTCGACACGTGGGGGCTGCTGGACGCCGCCGAGGACGCCGGTATCGGCGAGGACGTCAACGACATCATCGCCGAGCACGAGCGCGACGGCGCGACGCGCTCCGAACGCCTGCCGTGCGCCGACGAACTCGCGGATCTCGACGTCCCGCTGGGCGTCTGCTCGCTGAACTGCGAGGCGGCCTGCCGGATCGCCCTGGAGCGCCACGACATCCTCGACAACTTCGAGGTGGTCGCGGGCCGAGACACCGTCCCGGCGCGCAAGCCCGACCCGCGGGCGCTGACGTGGGTGCTCGACGAACTCGACGTCGACCCGGAGCGCGCGCTGTTCGTCGGCGACTCCTCCTCGGACGAGACGACCGCGGACCGCGCCGGGACCGCGTTCCGCCGCGTCTAA
- a CDS encoding DUF5822 domain-containing protein, which translates to MPELQEETDPDGVDYGWVMQTTFVLTIVLGAPTVAGLSLFYTLPTWEARVSFAVRVGAIVWIVTALVAYWLARKRV; encoded by the coding sequence GTGCCGGAGCTACAGGAGGAGACCGACCCGGACGGCGTCGACTACGGGTGGGTGATGCAGACGACGTTCGTCCTCACCATCGTCCTCGGAGCGCCGACTGTCGCCGGTCTCTCGCTGTTCTACACGCTCCCGACCTGGGAGGCGCGAGTGTCGTTCGCGGTCCGCGTCGGCGCCATCGTCTGGATCGTCACCGCGCTCGTGGCCTACTGGCTCGCCAGGAAGCGGGTTTAG
- the panB gene encoding 3-methyl-2-oxobutanoate hydroxymethyltransferase produces MPTVQHVRQHDDDEPLTMLTAYDAPTASIVDDAGVDVILVGDSVGNANLGYDTTLPVTVDEIASATGAVARATDEALVVADMPFLSFGADQSESVRNCGRMLKEEDADAVKLECGPHTVELTERLTDLGIPVMAHLGLTPQHVNQLGGFFRQGTDQDAAERILELARRHEDAGAFSLVLEHVPANVAADVTDALDVPTIGIGAGPDTDGQVLVITDVLGLSERSPPFSRQFGDVKSEMENAVGDYVEAVESGEFPADEHSHVEEDVDSLY; encoded by the coding sequence GTGCCGACCGTTCAGCACGTCCGCCAGCACGACGACGACGAACCGCTCACGATGCTCACCGCGTACGACGCACCGACCGCCAGCATCGTGGACGACGCTGGCGTGGACGTAATCCTCGTCGGGGACAGCGTGGGGAACGCGAACCTGGGGTACGACACCACACTCCCGGTCACCGTCGACGAGATCGCGAGTGCCACCGGTGCCGTCGCGCGCGCCACCGACGAGGCCCTCGTCGTCGCCGACATGCCGTTCCTCAGCTTCGGCGCCGACCAGTCCGAGAGCGTCCGGAACTGCGGGCGCATGCTCAAGGAGGAGGACGCCGACGCCGTGAAACTGGAGTGTGGCCCCCACACCGTCGAACTCACCGAGCGCCTCACTGACCTCGGGATTCCGGTGATGGCCCACCTCGGACTCACCCCCCAGCACGTCAACCAGCTCGGCGGGTTCTTCCGGCAGGGAACCGACCAGGACGCCGCCGAGCGCATCCTCGAACTCGCCCGCCGACACGAGGACGCGGGCGCGTTCTCGCTGGTCCTCGAACACGTCCCCGCGAACGTCGCCGCCGACGTCACCGACGCCCTCGACGTCCCCACCATAGGTATCGGCGCGGGCCCCGACACCGACGGCCAGGTGCTCGTGATCACGGACGTCCTCGGGCTCTCCGAGCGCAGTCCGCCGTTCTCGCGGCAGTTCGGCGACGTGAAATCGGAGATGGAGAACGCCGTCGGCGACTACGTCGAGGCCGTCGAGAGCGGCGAGTTCCCCGCCGACGAACACAGCCACGTCGAGGAGGACGTGGACTCGTTGTACTGA
- a CDS encoding alpha/beta fold hydrolase, producing METVTHDGRETAYRIVDRGGDGDPLLCVHGSGGTHAVWKSQLGRLSRDRPVAALDLSGHGDSDDVSLDQGSDALDAYARDVVAVADEVGARAFLGNSLGGALVLTALLDHDAAVDAAILAGSGAKLSVHEDLRRWLAGEDGGFDEAIEFLHGDDRLFHDPTDSELAFSKRAMREAGREVVERDFLSSHAFDVRDRLDELDVPLLALTGEHDGLTPPAFHEYLAAHVHQGEWTTLPDAAHLSMLEAPEAFNDAVSGFLGDALAQG from the coding sequence ATGGAGACGGTCACTCACGACGGCCGCGAGACCGCCTACCGCATCGTGGACCGCGGCGGCGACGGCGACCCACTGCTCTGCGTCCACGGCAGCGGCGGCACACACGCCGTCTGGAAGTCCCAGCTCGGTCGCCTCTCGCGAGACCGGCCCGTCGCCGCCCTCGACCTGAGCGGCCACGGCGACAGCGACGACGTATCCCTCGACCAGGGGTCGGACGCACTGGACGCCTACGCGCGCGACGTGGTCGCCGTCGCGGACGAGGTCGGGGCTCGCGCGTTCCTGGGGAACAGCCTCGGCGGCGCTCTCGTCCTCACCGCACTGCTGGACCACGACGCCGCCGTCGACGCCGCTATCCTCGCGGGCTCCGGCGCGAAGCTCTCGGTCCACGAGGACCTCCGGCGCTGGCTCGCGGGCGAAGACGGCGGCTTCGACGAGGCGATCGAGTTCCTCCACGGCGACGACCGACTGTTCCACGACCCGACCGACAGCGAACTCGCGTTCTCGAAGCGAGCGATGCGCGAGGCCGGCCGCGAAGTGGTCGAACGCGACTTCCTCTCCTCGCACGCGTTCGACGTCCGCGACCGCCTCGACGAACTCGACGTCCCCCTCCTGGCGCTCACCGGTGAACACGACGGCCTCACACCACCGGCGTTCCACGAGTACCTCGCAGCACACGTCCACCAGGGGGAGTGGACGACGCTCCCGGACGCCGCCCACCTCTCGATGCTGGAGGCGCCCGAGGCGTTCAACGACGCCGTCTCCGGTTTCCTGGGCGACGCCCTGGCACAAGGTTGA
- a CDS encoding DUF7127 family protein, which translates to MNFDTLTERSDAVARRYDYGDEQVLVADLGVTDDEATVDVVEDTVILVVEDEGEPVQHEFETPEGTVEKAFINNGVVTVEVEL; encoded by the coding sequence ATGAATTTCGACACACTCACCGAACGGAGCGACGCGGTGGCTCGCCGGTACGACTACGGCGACGAGCAGGTGCTCGTGGCCGACCTGGGCGTGACGGACGACGAGGCGACCGTCGACGTCGTCGAGGACACCGTCATCCTCGTCGTCGAGGACGAGGGTGAACCCGTCCAGCACGAGTTCGAAACGCCCGAGGGAACCGTCGAGAAAGCGTTTATCAACAACGGCGTCGTCACTGTCGAGGTGGAACTATGA
- a CDS encoding CDC48 family AAA ATPase, giving the protein MKLTVKPLKQKDAGRGLAAVDRQSMEELGLENGDYVLIEGKSDQGRAVARVWPGYPEDEGESIVRIDGRLRQEADVGIDDHVTVEPADIKPATAVTVALPQNLRVRGDITPMVRDRLSGRPVTAGQTIPISFGFGGMSTVSGQQIPVKIADTDPEGTVVVSNDTDIQVSERPAEEIAPGAGAGGGSGDGTPNVAYEDIGGLDRELEQVREMIELPMRHPELFQQLGIEPPKGVLLHGPPGTGKTLIAKAVANEIDANFQTISGPEIMSKYYGESEEKLREVFDEAEENAPAIVFIDELDSIAPKRGETQGDVERRVVAQLLSLMDGLEDRGDVTVIAATNRVDAIDPALRRGGRFDREIEIGVPDQDGRKEILQVHTRGMPLSDGIDLDAFAENTHGFVGADLESLAKEAAMNALRRIRPDIDLEANEIDAELLESIRVTERDFKDALKGIEPSALREVFVEVPDVTWDQVGGLGDTKERLRETIQWPLDYPEVFDSMDLESAKGVLLYGPPGTGKTLLAKAVANEANSNFISVKGPELLNKYVGESEKGVREVFEKARSNAPTVVFFDEIDSIAGERGRGMSDSGVGERVVSQLLTELDGIEELEDVVVVATTNRPDLIDNALLRPGRLDRHVHVPVPDEEARRAILEVHTRNKPLADDVDLDDIAERTDGFVGADIEALAREATMNATREFINSVDPEEATESVGNVRVTMAHFEDALDKVVPSVTEDVREEYKEIESRFEKADAPETEETTPGAFQ; this is encoded by the coding sequence ATGAAGCTCACGGTCAAACCCCTCAAGCAGAAGGACGCCGGCCGCGGGTTGGCCGCCGTCGACCGACAGTCGATGGAGGAACTCGGCCTCGAGAACGGCGACTACGTTCTCATCGAGGGGAAGAGCGACCAGGGGCGCGCCGTCGCGCGCGTCTGGCCGGGCTACCCCGAGGACGAGGGCGAGAGCATCGTCCGCATCGACGGGCGCCTCCGCCAGGAAGCCGACGTCGGCATCGACGACCACGTCACCGTCGAACCCGCGGACATCAAGCCCGCGACCGCGGTCACCGTCGCGCTCCCGCAGAACCTGCGCGTACGCGGTGACATCACGCCGATGGTCCGGGACCGCCTGAGCGGGCGCCCCGTCACCGCCGGCCAGACCATCCCCATCTCCTTCGGGTTCGGCGGGATGAGCACCGTCTCCGGCCAGCAGATCCCCGTCAAGATCGCCGACACTGACCCCGAGGGCACGGTCGTCGTCAGCAACGACACCGATATCCAGGTCTCCGAACGCCCCGCCGAGGAGATCGCGCCCGGCGCCGGCGCGGGCGGCGGCAGCGGCGACGGCACGCCGAACGTCGCCTACGAGGACATCGGTGGCCTCGACCGCGAACTCGAACAGGTCCGCGAGATGATCGAGCTCCCGATGCGCCACCCGGAGCTGTTCCAGCAGCTCGGCATCGAACCGCCGAAGGGCGTGCTCCTGCACGGCCCGCCTGGCACCGGGAAGACGCTCATCGCGAAGGCCGTCGCCAACGAGATCGACGCCAACTTCCAGACCATCTCGGGCCCCGAGATCATGTCGAAGTACTACGGGGAGTCCGAGGAGAAGCTCCGCGAGGTCTTCGACGAGGCCGAGGAGAACGCGCCCGCCATCGTCTTCATCGACGAACTCGACTCCATCGCGCCCAAGCGCGGCGAGACGCAGGGTGACGTCGAGCGCCGCGTCGTCGCACAGCTACTCAGCCTGATGGACGGGCTGGAGGACCGCGGCGACGTCACCGTCATCGCGGCGACCAACCGCGTCGACGCCATCGACCCCGCGCTCCGTCGCGGTGGCCGCTTCGACCGCGAGATCGAGATCGGCGTCCCCGACCAGGACGGCCGCAAGGAGATCCTCCAGGTCCACACGCGCGGCATGCCGCTCTCTGACGGCATCGACCTCGACGCGTTCGCGGAGAACACCCACGGCTTCGTCGGCGCGGACCTCGAGAGCCTCGCCAAGGAGGCCGCGATGAACGCGCTCCGGCGCATCCGCCCGGACATCGACCTCGAAGCCAACGAGATCGACGCCGAACTCCTCGAGTCCATCCGCGTCACCGAACGCGACTTCAAGGACGCGCTGAAGGGCATCGAACCGTCCGCGCTCCGCGAGGTGTTCGTCGAAGTGCCGGACGTCACCTGGGACCAGGTCGGCGGCCTCGGCGACACCAAAGAACGCCTCCGCGAGACCATCCAGTGGCCCCTCGACTACCCCGAGGTGTTCGACTCGATGGACCTCGAGTCCGCGAAGGGCGTGCTCCTGTACGGCCCGCCAGGCACGGGGAAGACCCTGCTCGCGAAGGCCGTCGCCAACGAGGCCAACTCGAACTTCATCTCCGTGAAGGGCCCCGAACTCCTCAACAAGTACGTCGGGGAGTCCGAGAAGGGCGTCCGCGAGGTGTTCGAGAAGGCTCGCTCGAACGCACCGACCGTGGTGTTCTTCGACGAGATCGACTCCATCGCCGGGGAACGCGGCCGCGGTATGAGCGACTCCGGCGTCGGCGAACGCGTCGTCAGCCAGCTCCTGACGGAGCTCGACGGCATCGAGGAACTGGAGGACGTCGTGGTCGTCGCCACGACGAACCGCCCCGACCTCATCGACAACGCACTGCTGCGCCCGGGCCGCCTGGACCGTCACGTCCACGTGCCCGTGCCGGACGAGGAGGCGCGCCGCGCCATCCTCGAAGTCCACACGCGGAACAAGCCCCTCGCCGACGACGTCGACCTCGACGACATCGCCGAGCGCACGGACGGCTTCGTCGGCGCCGACATCGAGGCGCTCGCCCGCGAGGCCACGATGAACGCGACCCGCGAGTTCATCAACTCCGTCGACCCCGAGGAGGCCACCGAGTCCGTCGGCAACGTCCGCGTCACCATGGCGCACTTCGAGGACGCCCTCGACAAAGTGGTCCCGAGCGTCACCGAGGACGTCCGCGAGGAGTACAAGGAGATCGAGAGCCGCTTCGAGAAGGCCGACGCGCCCGAGACCGAGGAGACCACCCCCGGGGCGTTCCAGTAG
- a CDS encoding alpha/beta fold hydrolase translates to MPTVQTNGVETYYERRGNGPPLVFVHGAILDHSQWTPQVEALGEEYTTVAYDVRGHGRTGGSDRSPYAIDLFADDLRALVEGLDLDRPVICGLSMGGCIAQVYAASYPDRLRGLVLADTFSPDLGGWREWLQRSAVLRATVPPVRLLGYERVEKAMVWLQQRLHGEGVGGDYEKIERLRAEGPKLTTPEFAKVVRAVAAFHETTVDLAAISVPTLVLYGEDEPAFVRRHAPIFESEIPDASILQVPHAGHASNLDNPAFFTAALREFLAEVSPAESTVGGTE, encoded by the coding sequence ATGCCGACAGTACAGACGAACGGCGTCGAGACGTACTACGAGCGCCGCGGGAACGGGCCGCCGCTCGTGTTCGTTCACGGCGCCATCCTCGACCACTCCCAGTGGACCCCGCAGGTGGAGGCGCTCGGCGAGGAGTACACGACTGTCGCGTACGACGTCCGGGGGCACGGCCGCACCGGCGGGTCGGACCGCTCGCCCTACGCTATCGACCTGTTCGCCGACGACCTCCGAGCGCTCGTCGAGGGACTCGACCTGGACCGGCCGGTGATCTGTGGCCTCTCGATGGGTGGCTGTATCGCCCAGGTGTACGCGGCGAGCTACCCGGACCGATTGCGTGGGCTCGTCCTCGCCGACACGTTCAGCCCGGACCTCGGCGGCTGGCGTGAGTGGCTCCAGCGCTCGGCCGTGCTGCGAGCGACCGTCCCGCCGGTCCGCCTCCTCGGCTACGAGCGCGTCGAGAAGGCGATGGTGTGGCTCCAGCAGCGCCTCCACGGCGAGGGCGTCGGCGGCGACTACGAGAAGATCGAACGGTTGCGAGCCGAGGGGCCGAAGCTGACCACCCCGGAGTTCGCGAAGGTGGTGCGGGCCGTCGCCGCGTTCCACGAGACGACCGTCGACCTCGCCGCGATCTCGGTGCCGACGCTGGTGCTGTACGGCGAAGACGAACCGGCGTTCGTCCGCCGGCACGCGCCCATCTTCGAGTCCGAGATTCCGGACGCCTCGATTCTGCAGGTACCGCACGCGGGCCACGCCTCGAACCTCGACAACCCCGCGTTCTTCACGGCAGCGCTGCGGGAGTTCCTGGCCGAGGTCTCCCCTGCGGAGTCGACGGTCGGCGGGACGGAGTGA
- the priS gene encoding DNA primase small subunit PriS — protein MEERTRAYLRGRFGDFYRRADVTLPPRADDREWGHIPWTSGPDTTMVRHQSTLDLGDTEAFLQRERPRHVYFSAGFYDHPGASTMEEKQWRGSDLVFDLDADHLPNVTLGEDSYAQMLAKCKDALYRLLDFLERDFGFEDLTVTFSGGRGYHVHVRDPGVYDLEREQRREIVDYVRGNELDLDTLVSEETVDGIGLKNPTSKRTLPADGGWGRRVTDRLGTFADDLLARGEDDAVEYLSGFEGVGEKSARAIYNVVENNTEAVKAGNVDVHPAFLKVARKYVAETVEAENAPIDEPVTTDTNRLIRLPGTLHGGSGLHVQRLTREQLDDFDPLVDAVPETFVGHDITVEVNAERTLELLGETLTVQPGVVSVPEYAGIFLMARGTAEKAKE, from the coding sequence ATGGAGGAACGGACGCGAGCGTATCTACGGGGTCGGTTCGGCGACTTCTACCGCCGAGCAGACGTCACGCTCCCGCCGCGGGCAGACGACCGCGAGTGGGGCCACATCCCGTGGACGTCGGGGCCGGACACGACGATGGTCCGCCACCAGTCCACGCTCGACCTCGGTGACACCGAGGCGTTCCTCCAGCGCGAACGCCCCCGCCACGTCTACTTCTCGGCGGGGTTCTACGACCACCCGGGCGCGAGCACGATGGAGGAGAAGCAGTGGCGCGGGTCGGACCTCGTCTTCGACCTGGACGCCGACCACCTCCCGAACGTCACGCTCGGCGAGGACTCCTACGCCCAGATGCTCGCGAAGTGCAAGGACGCCCTCTACCGCCTGCTGGACTTCCTCGAACGGGACTTCGGCTTCGAGGACCTCACGGTGACGTTCTCCGGCGGCCGCGGCTACCATGTCCACGTCCGCGACCCCGGCGTCTACGACCTCGAACGCGAGCAGCGTCGCGAGATCGTGGACTACGTCCGGGGGAACGAACTCGACCTCGACACACTCGTCAGCGAGGAGACGGTCGACGGCATCGGCCTGAAGAACCCGACCTCGAAGCGGACGCTCCCCGCGGACGGCGGCTGGGGTCGGCGGGTCACGGACCGCCTCGGGACGTTCGCCGACGACCTGCTCGCCCGCGGCGAGGACGACGCCGTCGAGTACCTCTCGGGGTTCGAGGGCGTCGGCGAGAAGTCGGCCCGCGCCATCTACAACGTCGTCGAGAACAACACCGAGGCGGTGAAGGCCGGCAACGTGGACGTCCACCCCGCGTTCCTGAAGGTCGCCCGGAAGTACGTCGCGGAGACCGTCGAGGCGGAGAACGCGCCCATCGACGAACCGGTGACGACGGACACGAACCGCCTCATCCGCCTGCCGGGGACGCTCCACGGCGGCAGCGGCCTCCACGTTCAGCGGCTCACCCGCGAGCAACTGGACGACTTCGACCCGCTGGTCGACGCCGTCCCGGAGACGTTCGTCGGCCACGACATCACGGTCGAGGTGAACGCCGAACGCACGCTCGAACTGCTCGGGGAAACGCTTACGGTACAACCGGGAGTCGTGTCGGTACCAGAGTACGCGGGCATCTTCCTGATGGCCCGCGGCACCGCCGAGAAGGCCAAAGAATGA